Proteins from a single region of Halichoerus grypus chromosome 13, mHalGry1.hap1.1, whole genome shotgun sequence:
- the MTFP1 gene encoding mitochondrial fission process protein 1 isoform X2, whose translation MSEPPPRDAERDLFRDTWVRYLGYANEVGEAFRSLVPAAVVWLSYGVSSSYVLADAIDKGKKAGAIPSSEAGRSTRVTVAVVDTFVWQALASVAVPGFTINRVCAASLYILGTATRWPLSIRKWTTTALGLLVIPVIVHPIDRSVDFLLDSSLRKLYPSVEKPSSS comes from the exons ATGTCCGAGCCACCCCCACGGGATGCGGAGCGCGACCTTTTCCGGGACACGTGGGTGCGGTACCTAG GCTATGCCAATGAGGTGGGAGAGGCATTCCGCTCCCTGGTGCCAGCAGCCGTGGTGTGGCTGAGCTATGGTGTGTCCAGCTCCTACGTGCTGGCCGATGCCATTGACAAGGGCAAGAAGGCGGGAGCT ATACCGAGCTCCGAAGCAGGCCGCAGCACCAGGGTGACCGTGGCTGTGGTGGACACTTTCGTGTGGCAGGCTCTGGCTTCTGTGGCTGTCCCAGGCTTCACTATCAACCGTGTGTGTGCTGCCTCTCTCTACATCCTGGGCACGGCCACGCGCTGGCCCCTGTCCATCCGCAAGTGGACCACCACTGCACTGGGGCTTCTGGTCATCCCTGTCATCGTCCACCCCATTGACAG GTCAGTGGACTTCCTCCTGGACTCCAGCCTGCGCAAGCTCTACCCCTCAGTGGAGAAGCCCAGCTCCTCCTGA
- the MTFP1 gene encoding mitochondrial fission process protein 1 isoform X1, producing the protein MSEPPPRDAERDLFRDTWVRYLGYANEVGEAFRSLVPAAVVWLSYGVSSSYVLADAIDKGKKAGAIPSSEAGRSTRVTVAVVDTFVWQALASVAVPGFTINRVCAASLYILGTATRWPLSIRKWTTTALGLLVIPVIVHPIDRGHLLITVHHPTGQWTSSWTPACASSTPQWRSPAPPDPTLVLGLWFGPLPALVQLLPPARGCGCLAPCCLRPWHLSMFEPDGN; encoded by the exons ATGTCCGAGCCACCCCCACGGGATGCGGAGCGCGACCTTTTCCGGGACACGTGGGTGCGGTACCTAG GCTATGCCAATGAGGTGGGAGAGGCATTCCGCTCCCTGGTGCCAGCAGCCGTGGTGTGGCTGAGCTATGGTGTGTCCAGCTCCTACGTGCTGGCCGATGCCATTGACAAGGGCAAGAAGGCGGGAGCT ATACCGAGCTCCGAAGCAGGCCGCAGCACCAGGGTGACCGTGGCTGTGGTGGACACTTTCGTGTGGCAGGCTCTGGCTTCTGTGGCTGTCCCAGGCTTCACTATCAACCGTGTGTGTGCTGCCTCTCTCTACATCCTGGGCACGGCCACGCGCTGGCCCCTGTCCATCCGCAAGTGGACCACCACTGCACTGGGGCTTCTGGTCATCCCTGTCATCGTCCACCCCATTGACAG ggGTCACTTGCTCATCACTGTCCACCACCCCACAGGTCAGTGGACTTCCTCCTGGACTCCAGCCTGCGCAAGCTCTACCCCTCAGTGGAGAAGCCCAGCTCCTCCTGACCCTACCCTGGTACTTGGCCTGTGGTTTGGCCCACTCCCTGCTCTGGTCCAACTTCTTCCTCCTGCCAGGGGATGTGGATGCCTGGCTCCCTGCTGTCTGAGGCCCTGGCATCTGAGTATGTTTGAGCCAGATGGAAATTGA